A window of Thermodesulfovibrio thiophilus DSM 17215 contains these coding sequences:
- a CDS encoding transposase, whose product MIKRRVYTKEFKIEAVELTLDSTKTVKEI is encoded by the coding sequence ATGATTAAAAGGAGAGTTTACACAAAAGAATTTAAGATTGAAGCAGTAGAACTTACTTTAGATTCTACAAAGACAGTAAAAGAGATT